The Gavia stellata isolate bGavSte3 chromosome 15, bGavSte3.hap2, whole genome shotgun sequence region ATTCATTTTAGTTCAAGCTACCCAACAGGAattcaaagaagaaagagaaaagccacTGTTGCTAAAGCAAGCAGTGGGCAAGCACTCCCCCATTCTTTACCTACAGATGTACATCCAtgttataaaatacaaaaccagttCCAGACCTTTAGTTTAACTCATATAGCTACATTCAAGTCTAAATACCTGCAAGACTGTAAACTGATTAATATTTATGTCTAGATAGATTTCTAGTGCTGCGCATTGCTGCATCCAAAAGCCCAGGTACCCTCTTTTCAGGAGGGTCAGGCATTATGTGCTACAAAGTTCCATTCCACTTCATTCTACTGCAAAACAATTTACTTCCCTGAACCAAAGGTAAGGCAGTTACTACTCCATTGCAGCAGAGAATTAACAGGAGTATAGTTCTTACTCAGCAAGGGACATAGAATAATAGAGAGATTATAACAAGAATCAAAACTTAGCTGTAGCTTTATAAGCCTTTGTGAATGAGATAGAAAATGGCAGTTTGCTCACATGGTAGGAGAGACACCAGAGCAATCTAGAAGGAGGATTTTATGCTTCTGTTGTTCCCCAGGCAGTTACCAAACTGCACATGCTTATTTAAGTGCATTTACTTTTACACGTGATCTGTGTGCCACAGTTCTCCCCTCCCTGTTCCTCCCTTGCCCTATTCACCCCTCCAACTTACACCAACCAATTTAGGCTTAACCTCAGAGGAGTTAAAGCACTTAGAATTAGCATTCATGACAGTATTTCACATGAAAACCTGAAACTAGGTGTCTGAATATTTATATGTAAGCCTACTAGTTCAAGCTTACCACTAAGTTATGAATATGCTGTACTGTATCTTGATTTAGTAGTTGTACATCAATATTATGGAGGTCTCCACCAGCTGTACAGAGTGTCTAAACATGAAGAGAAACAGttttaagataaaaaataatgtaagttTTTACTAGCATGgccagcttttctgaaaaatcatgtGCTTCCCTGTTACACTGCAAAATTTTAGtaacttatttttccttttgtttagcAGCAACTCATTTAGAGATAGCAAGAGCTATCACTACCAGACTATTGACAGTTCATCAACTACTGTAAgttgaaaattgtttttaaaaaagtttgatACCTGTCCATCAGCCAGGGGAATGTTTACAAACGGAACAGTTTTATCTTGGGGTACTGATTTACTTCTTAGTAACATGCCTTGAACTCTTCCACTGGTAGGTACAGTTCTTGAGACTGTCTGTTGTAGTCCAGCACTAgaatacaataaaaatgttactCTGAGGTTAACTTCCTGTGCTCTGCAGGAAATTTTCAAGCATGAAGCAAATGCAAGTAGTAGCAAACATACCTAACAGAAAGGCAATCATGTTTAAATTTTTCTAGTTCTGCCAAAAGACTATAGGAAATCCAACCATCAGCAGCATTTACTGGGACCGCCAGGTAACATTTTATGACCCTAAAGCACTGCAGTAACCTTCTAAGCCTGTGTTCCAGGCCAGTGAGCAAGCTGACATTTGGACCACTCAGTAACAAGAATATCCACTCTCCAATATCAACAGTGAATGCTTACAGTTTTGGAAAGAAGAAACTTCATGCCTCAGGGCTTAAGATAAGATATGTGCTGTATCTGTCTACTACAGAGGGAGATACCACGAAATACCAAAGCTGCTAGTTTTCAGAGGTACAGGGCATGCCTTATGCCATACAAAATTCCTAAGCTTCTTTCATGAAACAACTGTTCCTATTCCACTTCAAAAATGTAAGATTTGGGTATCTTCTGCATGGAAACAAGCCTGTGAAATTTATAGCAGGCCAAGGTGAAACTAAGCCACTTGCTGGTTTCATgacctatttaattttttcaccCCCTCACTTCAGCTGATGACTTCTGCCAAAACCAAACTCTGTAGTGTATGCAGAATGATAGTAACTGAAAACCTTAACTGTTCAATATGCAAAGAACTGATTGTCCATTTATTTGGTTGGGATTTTTGGGGggatttggtttatttttattttgttttagaacACAGCAGTACTGGTGACATTTTAATTAAGCTTGATCTCTGAGAATTCATTTAAGCTGGAAACTATACCTTTAAACAACAGTGGGTGGGAGTAGAATTTATACTCTAAACCTCTGTTTTTTCAAACTGGCTTAGTTAGGACATCGAATCCTCTACCTCCATGAGGACATACATTAAGACCCACACTCAAAGCAGGAGGTGTGACTGGTTCACAACCCTGCTACAAAATTTAGTGGCAGACCATGAAGATCTATTAAATCTAGACTGATGATGATTGATTAGTATTAATGTAGATATATAGTATCTCGGtatttaacaaaattatttcttaagaaCAAGCGAAAAGACCCTTACCTTTTAGATACCTTTGGCATGGCTTTGATATTTGTGGCACTGCAATCAGAAGCAAGAGACTTAATGGCCTCAGTCACACTTGCAGAAGAGTGAgcagaccttaaaaaaaaaaagtggtggttggtttggggggttttttaatttatttttttatttcttcctcatctACTTCTACTGTAAAGTTTTAATTAGGATGAAGCTAGACAGCTGGTGAATTAGAGAATGTTGAAGTGCTCCATGACAGAAATCTAGTGTATATACAGGTGAAGAAGCCCTCCTGAGGTAGACATGATCTAATGGGATCTAACACCATAGGGGAATGAAAGGATAGTTTGTGTTAGTAGGTAAGAGAGGGCTGCAAAACCTGTATATTTAAGGTATAATTAAGGGAGCATCCACAGCTTTCTATTTGAGTGTGCAAAAACTTTCTTgggaagtttctttttctgcagtaattaatttttccagACTAGTTCTCAGGATATTTGCCATGTGTGGTTGACCTGAATCCagagaacaatttttttccagttttggaTTTTAACTCAGTTCACAGAAATCTTGATGACAGAAGTTTACCTCACTCTTTCCTCTTGTCTCTCTTTTCCCacaagcattttgaaaatactgtaagGGCATGGTTTTTTGGCCCAGTGTTAGTGTACTTGAATAAAATCAACCTTCAAAGACTGAAAAGTTAGACTTCCCTGGGCAAAGCAGCTTTCTCTAGTTTGATTTTGTTGAGCCAAAAATTCTGTAATCCCAAGTCAAAAAAGTAATTAACCTGGCTAagattttttactttcttttaggCACATTAAAAACTGATACAttatttaaattgcatttcTCTGAAGACAATTTGAATGTATCAAAGTAAGTACCAGTGGGTACAAGTATGCACACTGGAGCCATACGTGTAGCAGGAGCTTCTTGAAAAAATTTTCACACAGATATCCAccaattttttcatttattagaTCTTATAGTGACACTTGAATTCCCTTTCAGCTATGTATGAGGGCAAAATTATTACAGAACAATTCATTAGTCCTAGCAGAGCAACAAAGATATTTCCCTTACACACTTACGTCCATTAAGTACTGTTTGGAAATCTATACTGATTACATAGATTCAAACCTGTGCACCATTCAGTGAGTAAGAGATACAACTACATCCCTTCATCAGCTAGAGGTGCTTTTTTGTTTAGGGTTCACATCACTACCATGCATCTATTCAGATTATGGAAGACATCTTTATCAGACGTATTGCTATTGGGCTCAAATCTCAGCtactttatttgaaaatatttttattcagcaGTCACAAGTTCAGGTGAGTTAAGTTATCAAAAGTCAGTCTTACCTAGAAAGATGGTTCAGTTTGCCATTTAAACCAGAGGCCAATGAAACCAACgattttgttttggaaacctgaaaatgtatatataaaactGCAGTTAAAAGAAGTGGCATTTTAAGGCAAAATGATAGCTATTTCtagggaaaaatactgtaagaaTTCCCTGTTGAAAAGGAACAGTTAAGCGCCATAGTGCTGCCTGTTACAGAGTTCTACATACACATTAAAATGGCAAATATGCTTTCCAAAACAGGAGTTTCATAATGCCAAAACATTATttgttcatactgaagttcAGTACAAACAACCACCTTTCCAATATACACCCTTCCAACTTGTAAGCTTTCTTAGAATTAACGCCTGTAACTCCACAtataatctttttgtctttgttgtCATCTTGCTACACACTTCAGTGTCTGGCTGAGGCACTGCATTGCACAGATGGACTGAGATGGTAAAATTAATACACCTGCATTATTTGGTTTAGAGATCCAGGTGGGCAAGAATGCACATGTCATTCAAATGTAGAAAAGCATGTATTAAAACATGAAgttgagttttttaaaaaagtttcaacAAAAAATGGTTCCTCAAACCATCAAGACTTATTGGCAAGTCAAGAGAGAATGACTATGCCAGTATTTGCAAGTCTGTGTGAATGAGTTACCAGAAGTGCAGATACCATATTttattatgaaattaatttactaTACAGTTTAGCCTTGCTTAACTTAAGATACGTTGAATTTaaaacaactgatttttttaaacaaacagcaGGCCACTGGCTTGCCCGGTCATGGATGTAGCAGGGTTCACAGCAGGTCAGAAATTATTAAACCCTTACGTTGTTTATTCAGAATAAACTTACTTTTTTagatattttctttgcagaaatatGCTTGGCATCTTCATATTCAACAATTGTAGTTACCTTAACTAGAAATACATTagaaagacaaggaaaataaaaatctcatgaAAAGCACAAAACACCACTTCAAACTCATTTGTTTGAAGGCTATTTACGCACTGACAGCTATGTATCAGTTCTGCTATCCAATGGTCATTTGCGTGGGACAGAGTTCAAAGCAAACTGTGTCTGTTCGTCACTGACACTGTGACACACAGGACAGTTAAAAGACACTAGATAACCCTTCAACCCCCAGAGAAAACATAATTACATTTCAGTGGTAGTGTCCTTCTCACTGCATAATTTGGAGTATGAAgagaaatagtatttttctgaCAAACCTCAATGGGCAGGAGGTCAAAGGGGAACCTATGAGAAAATAGGGTTGACATTCCTAACTCTTCTGTTACACTGTAAAGCATTGACAAGTCACTTAAATCTGTCTCTTCTCACCATTTTCAGTGATAAATCCAAAGGGCAGGAACTCTTATGTTTTGAAGTATCTCAACAGTAGCATAGCTCATGATCCTCCACACTGAATGCTGGGGGGACCTGTACATTATACTTCTAGTTACACACTTTTCCCTCTTGTATTCTTCAGGCTTAATATTCACTTTACAAATGCTCAGTTCAAAccaataaaaagagaaaatttaaaaaccaagCTATATATTAATGGATTGACTTGCCTTTTTTGCTGTTGGTCCTCACCAGTTTTGGGTTTGGTACGTCTTCTAGAGAGCAgtcagtctgaaaaaaaaataaaaaatgtttatccAACAACAGAAAGTCAACAGATTTTGCCCAGTAAATGCATATTATCCTACAAAAGGCAGCGAACTAAAAGGGCACAAAAGAAAGTGACAGAAGTGGGATTGGCTAAACaccagtttattttttcagaaacatcagGATTTCTGACTGCAGATGACCCTAAAGCTTTAGGTAATGCTCCTAACTACACCATGGCTGGCTGTCTATCCTTTTCATATCATCTTCTATTTAAACAGACAGCCAAACAAAATAATCTGTCTGAAATGTTTACAGCAGGGAGAGAAGACTTCTATTCTGTAAGCTGTGataaaatttgaaaacacaCACTTACcactgcagcagcaagagccaCTTCCTCCCCTCCTCGCAAATCTGTAACTCAAGAAAGTATAACTTGTTTATATACTATTACTTGCATAATTATTATCTGCAGGTTCTTATCTTGTGGGCTATGAAGCTGAACAAGTAATTCAGGATTACAGTTGCTTAAATAGTTAACCTTAGCTAGCGAAGATGTTGCATTTGAACAAGATTCAAGTCTTGTAGGATAGTCACTCCcacaaaacaataacaaaaaaatcttagGACATTTCAGTATGTTTAGTCTTTGAAAGGATACTAAGCATAGTCACACAGTATATAACCTGaattcaaagaagaaaaacccgCAAGCCCTGCACTGCTGAAAGCTAACGCATTTAGGCACAAGTTttcaagaaagacattgaaatACATACTCAGCAAAGGCTTACAGTAAACTCAAGTTCTTCAAGTGTCTTAGGTTTGATCTTTGTGTGGCCCCTGCAATTTCCAGCTGCAAGATGGATTCCAAAAACATCACTTCTCACCAGAAGATACATCTGATGCTGACTGTACATCGCAGCTTAAACTGCTGCATAAATGTGAGGTTAGAATGAAACTTGTTTGCTCATCATTACAGGTAAATAACTAGATGAGAAAGGCTCAGTAGTAGAAGACTTCAGATTAACAGAAAGTCAAAATAATCTCTGTGGCCAGGGTGAACAGGTTCAGATGGAAAGAAGCGCTTAAGTTTttacacacagaaaatactAGAGACTTGTAATTATTCCTTGTCTCTTCAGGCTTTAAATAAGATGACTTAAGAGCACACACGTAAGAAGGTTCCAGACTCTACACACGGTTACCTACTAATCCTACACCCTGTGTTACGCAGGCCGGCCTACTCGAACAGGCGTGCTGACCGAGCATTGCAGCGCAATGCCGCTGCCCATCTGCTTGAAATATTCGGCAGACAAAACAAACAGTTTCATAGAAGTCACCAAGTTTACAGGTTTTCCCACACCAGTCAAGGGTCCACCATGCTGTAACGATGTCTGCATTGCAAACCCAAGGCCACGCACACTTACTAAGCAGgtctttccttttcatcttcctGATGGCAACCGGCACCTTCAGCAGCTCCACCGTGAACGCCTTCTCAGCCGTCTGCAAAAGCGAATCCAgctctttcttcatttcctggATATTTTCCttggctttaaaacaaaacaggcttTCATTGCCATACGTGTTACATATTTCCAAGTATAAGCACTGGCAGATTGCGTTAAAAAGGAAAGTTAAAATGATGTTTTACACGGGGTAATCTGACCTGGGAGTCAGAGCGCCTGAAAGTTGCCACCTGACGAGGCTGAGGAGAAGCACCGTGCCTGCGGGCAACAAGAGCTGCGCCTCAGACCGGCAGCGAAGCGGAAGGAGGGGGGACGGCGGACGCCGCCCGCCCGCGATCGAGGGGGGCCCGCGGGCGGCGCCGGCCGCTGCTGCCCGCTCGCCCCCAGACGGCGCAGGCCCCGCAGCCGCCACGGCGCCCCCTGCCGGCGCGACGGTGCCCCGGAGCCGGCCCGAGCGCGGGCTCGCATGCCCCGCGACGCCCCTGACGCCGCCCGCCTCGCCTCGGCTCCGGCCCGGAGGCTCTCCTCGCCGGGAGCCGctgccccctccgcccccccggccgggcAGGGAAGCGCCGTGCTAGGCAGCTCCAGCGCACCGACCCGCGCCGGGAGCCGCCTCAGCACCTGGGAGCGCTGGCGCCCGCCAgggcgcggggcagccccggggccctcgccgccgccgccccccgccctaCCCTGCTGGTCGAAGTCGCTGAGGAAGAGCGCGATGCGCTGGTCCTTCTtctcctgggagagggccccGCGGTCGGGCTCCACGCCCGAGTCGGTGCTGCGCCGCTTGCCCGCGGGCTTCCTCAGGGGCATGGCTGCCACCCCGCGGGACAAACGCGCCGCTCCTCGCCCGGGAAGCTTTTGTAAGAGCAGAGgcttctccctgcctcctcctcccccgggcccgggcccaGGCGGACACACCCTCCGGGACGGCGGGAGtgggcggccccggccccctgcGGGGGGCTGCGGTTGTGAGGGGACGGGGCGTCCCGGGAGGCCCCGGTCTGTGGGGCGGGAGCTGGCGCGGAGGGGGGGAGGTACCCCGGGGGTCCCCGGCCTCTCCTCTCAGAAGGGGGTGCGGGGCAGCGGTGGGGGCGGGACTCCTGGGGTCCCCCGTCTCGGTGGTGCCCCAGGGAGGGGCTCGGGCACGGCAGGACAGGCGCAAAGCCGGGGCCCTCGCGTCCTgacaggagcagggcaggcgcACGTGCATCCACACGCGCTTTCTCCTGGTGGAACAAAATTAATTGTGCTTTTCTGTTAATTGCTTTGAAGCGGCCGCTGCTGACCTCGGCCCATGAGGAGCTGCGGTACGGCAGATGACCCCTTTCATCCCCGGGGTGAGTAGTAACCGGCGCCTGAGGGTGTCGAAGGCGGGCCCAGGGCCTGCGGCTGGCGGCGGTTGTGCTGCCAGGGTTTGGGCGAGTACTGGGAAACCTTTTTGCTGCATAGGAAGGACGCTCTTTCAGAGCTGTGGTCTGGTTTTAGCTATTTTACTGCTCTTACAATGCGCAGAATGCAGCGCTTCAGAGCTAGCAAAGTGAATAACCTCTTCTGCCTGATGCAGATGGTTACAGACTGTGTAAATTCTAATCAGGTGAAGAGAGTATTTAATAAACATGTAATAACGTGGAACATTAGAAAGGCATGACTACACATGGTATTGAATGTATAAAAACATTCAAAGCCATATCCTTAAAAGTACACTTCCTTGCAGAAACTTACTATCTTACATACATCCAAATAAAAAATGACACCAGAGGTGTAAGTATCTTAGGTTTTGTACAAATGATCAAACCTGTATTCTTTATTGACCAAGGAACTGTGTAAAAAGGAATTTAGataatgttttaaaacactAGTGGTTTTCACAGTGTATGTAGTTGATGTTGCAAGCTCTCTTCATGAAGTTAGTAGTTTTTTCTGTATCATGTGTCTGGCACAGTATCCTTATGTGCTGATCCAGATGGGACAGCCTACATCACTcaaaaaaagctacaaaaaaatCTGACTGACGGTTCATAATATAACCATTTTATATCAGACCATGTTCTTGCttctaaaacaaacaacccacTCCCAAAAAACCCTAGGTAAATCTGCTCCAGAAAACACTAAAATACCTGATACGAAGAAGAGAATagcctgcttttgctttttcttagtGGTGCTGGCATATGCATATATGTTTAGGGAGGCAGGACTAGCTTCCCTTTCCCTAAACTTCGTTTTCTTTTGAATTACCAAACACCACTAAAGTC contains the following coding sequences:
- the LOC104253155 gene encoding borealin-2; its protein translation is MPLRKPAGKRRSTDSGVEPDRGALSQEKKDQRIALFLSDFDQQAKENIQEMKKELDSLLQTAEKAFTVELLKVPVAIRKMKRKDLLNLRGGEEVALAAAVTDCSLEDVPNPKLVRTNSKKVKVTTIVEYEDAKHISAKKISKKVSKTKSLVSLASGLNGKLNHLSRSAHSSASVTEAIKSLASDCSATNIKAMPKVSKSAGLQQTVSRTVPTSGRVQGMLLRSKSVPQDKTVPFVNIPLADGQTLCTAGGDLHNIDVQLLNQDTVQHIHNLVSELTVLCGKATAKPS